In Molothrus aeneus isolate 106 chromosome 3, BPBGC_Maene_1.0, whole genome shotgun sequence, a single genomic region encodes these proteins:
- the DDO gene encoding D-aspartate oxidase isoform X2 — MGLQDPPASANSWQIFKSPPKEELPFWSDIVLGFRPMSKAELQKFPQHRFGQAFTTLKCDCPPYLLWLEKRLKAAGTQMHTRKVADLWELHREYDIIVNCTGMGAHQLVGDKQLFPVRGQVLKVRAPWVTQFIRDGDGLTYIYPGIHRVTLGGTREKGSWSLSPDAGTTRDIFDRCCSLEPSLQGAQDIEVRVGLRPSRQCVRVQREVLSQGGIKLPVVHNYGHGAGGFSVHRGTAKEAAHLVEECISALQGSSSRAKL, encoded by the exons ATGGGACTGCAGGATCCTCCAGCTTCAGCAAATAG TTGGCAGATCTTTAAAAGCCCTCCCAAGGAAGAGTTACCTTTCTGGTCAGATATTGTGCTGGGATTTCGACCAATGTCCAAAGCAGAACTCCAGAAGTTCCCACAGCACCGATTTGGTCAGGCCTTTACAACCCTGAAATGTGACTGCCCACCTTACCTGCTGTGGCTGGAGAAAAG GTTGAAAGCAGCTGGCACCCAGATGCACACCAGGAAAGTGGCAGACTTGTGGGAGCTGCACAGAGAATATGACATCATTGTCAACTGCACAGGCATGGGAGCCCACCAACTGGTGGGGGACAAGCAGCTCTTCCCTGTCAGGGGACAAGTACTCAAGGTTCGCGCTCCTTGGGTGACACAGTTCATCCGGGATGGAGATGGCTTAACTTACATCTACCCAGGAATACACAGGGTGACCCTGGGGGGAACCAGGGAAAAAGGGAGCTGGAGTCTCTCTCCTGATGCTGGCACTACTAGAGACATCTTTGACAGATGCTGCTCCCTTGAGCCCTCactgcagggagctcaggaTATCGAGGTGAGGGTGGGCCTGAGGCCATCCAGGCAGTGTGTGAGAGTGCAGAGAGAGGTTTTGAGCCAAGGAGGAATTAAGCTCCCAGTGGTTCACAACTATGGGCATGGGGCAGGTGGCTTTTCAGTGCACAGGGGCACAGCCAAAGAAGCTGCTCACCTGGTGGAAGAGTGCATTTCTGCTCTGCAAGGCTCCTCATCGAGAGCCAAGCTTTGA